In Methylomonas sp. ZR1, one DNA window encodes the following:
- a CDS encoding Uma2 family endonuclease has translation MQTAERLHFSAEDYLAWEATQAEKHEFVAGEVFAMVGARQNHVIVSGNIFAGLKQRLRGTPCRPYIADLKLKVEAADAFFYPDVMVSCHPGDLGNQQYISNPTLIVEVLSDSTAAYDRGGKFAAYRKLASLQEYLIVDIDARRVECFRRTAENDWLLHDYLGEVDCQLHSLSLSLPLAEIFEDIEAA, from the coding sequence ATGCAAACCGCCGAGCGACTTCATTTTAGTGCCGAGGATTATCTGGCTTGGGAAGCAACCCAGGCTGAGAAGCACGAGTTCGTCGCCGGCGAAGTTTTTGCGATGGTCGGGGCAAGACAGAATCACGTGATCGTCTCCGGCAACATTTTTGCAGGCCTGAAACAACGCTTACGCGGCACGCCTTGCCGGCCTTATATCGCCGACTTGAAATTGAAAGTCGAAGCAGCCGACGCCTTTTTTTACCCTGACGTGATGGTGTCGTGCCATCCCGGTGACTTGGGCAACCAGCAATATATTTCCAACCCAACGCTGATCGTCGAAGTTCTATCCGACTCGACCGCTGCTTATGACCGCGGCGGCAAATTCGCTGCCTACCGCAAACTCGCGTCGCTACAGGAATACCTGATCGTCGACATCGACGCGCGCCGCGTCGAGTGCTTCCGCCGCACAGCCGAAAACGATTGGCTACTACACGACTACCTAGGCGAAGTCGATTGCCAGCTACACAGCTTGAGTCTCAGCCTGCCGCTAGCGGAAATATTTGAAGACATTGAAGCGGCTTAA
- the pqqD gene encoding pyrroloquinoline quinone biosynthesis peptide chaperone PqqD, with protein MTITPDQLIQFSPLHRLQWEEAQQKYVILYPEGMVELNQSSAEILKLCDGSRMLAQIVAELEEKFATSDLTNDITNFLNVALQNGWIKQA; from the coding sequence ATGACCATCACCCCAGACCAACTTATCCAATTCTCGCCGCTGCATAGACTGCAATGGGAAGAAGCCCAGCAAAAATACGTGATTCTCTATCCCGAAGGCATGGTCGAGTTAAACCAAAGTTCGGCAGAAATCCTCAAGCTATGCGACGGTAGCCGGATGCTGGCGCAAATCGTCGCCGAATTGGAAGAAAAATTCGCTACCTCCGACCTGACCAACGACATCACTAACTTTTTGAACGTAGCATTGCAAAATGGCTGGATCAAACAAGCTTAA
- the pqqE gene encoding pyrroloquinoline quinone biosynthesis protein PqqE translates to MAGSNKLNITPPRWLLAELSYKCPLQCPYCSNPLDYAKYPNELSTEDWKRVLSQARKMGAVQLGFSGGEPLTRQDLTELVAYARELGYYSNLITSGYGLSEEKIVELKQAGLDHIQISIQASTQELNDHIAGTATYQHKQDVARLIKKHGYPMVLCVVIHRENIHQMPQILEMADNLGADYLELANTQYYGWAHLNRDALLPTREQFQEAEKIAQAYKEKVAGKMKIYYVVPDYYEDRPKACMNGWGTTFLTIAPDGTALPCHSARELPGLDCPNVKDFSIAEIWNESKTFNFFRGTEWMQEPCRSCDEKGKDFGGCRCQAFLFNGDMYSTDPVCSKSPERHRIDAAIDSARELALSDSEKPLIFRNSKNSKQF, encoded by the coding sequence ATGGCTGGATCAAACAAGCTTAATATTACCCCACCACGCTGGCTGTTGGCCGAGCTGAGCTACAAGTGCCCGCTGCAATGCCCTTATTGCTCCAACCCCTTGGATTACGCTAAATATCCGAACGAATTAAGTACCGAGGATTGGAAGCGCGTATTAAGCCAGGCGCGCAAAATGGGTGCGGTACAGTTGGGATTTTCCGGCGGCGAACCGCTAACCCGCCAGGACTTGACAGAATTGGTAGCATACGCGCGCGAACTGGGTTATTACTCCAACCTGATCACTTCGGGTTATGGCTTGAGCGAAGAAAAAATCGTCGAATTAAAACAAGCCGGTTTGGACCATATCCAGATCAGTATTCAGGCCAGCACCCAGGAACTGAACGATCACATCGCCGGCACCGCCACCTACCAGCACAAACAGGACGTGGCGAGACTGATTAAAAAACACGGTTATCCGATGGTGCTCTGCGTGGTGATCCACCGCGAAAACATTCACCAAATGCCGCAAATTCTGGAGATGGCCGATAACCTCGGCGCCGATTATCTGGAATTAGCCAACACCCAATATTACGGCTGGGCGCATTTGAATAGGGACGCCTTGCTGCCCACCCGCGAGCAATTCCAGGAAGCGGAGAAAATTGCCCAGGCTTACAAGGAAAAAGTCGCCGGCAAGATGAAGATTTATTACGTGGTGCCGGATTACTACGAAGACCGGCCGAAAGCCTGCATGAACGGCTGGGGCACCACCTTCTTGACCATCGCACCGGACGGCACCGCGCTACCCTGTCATTCTGCACGCGAACTGCCCGGCCTGGATTGCCCGAACGTCAAGGATTTCAGCATAGCCGAAATCTGGAACGAATCAAAAACCTTCAACTTCTTCCGCGGTACGGAATGGATGCAGGAGCCTTGCCGCAGTTGCGACGAGAAAGGCAAGGACTTCGGCGGTTGCCGCTGTCAAGCCTTCCTGTTTAACGGCGACATGTACAGTACTGACCCGGTATGCAGCAAATCGCCGGAGCGACACAGAATCGACGCCGCGATTGATTCGGCGCGCGAACTCGCCTTGTCCGACAGTGAAAAGCCGCTGATATTCCGCAACAGCAAAAACTCCAAACAATTTTAA
- the msbA gene encoding lipid A export permease/ATP-binding protein MsbA: MTDGQVYKRLLAFVLPYWRLFLVTAIGFAIYAATEPAVVMIIQRIIDSFGAPDRGDIQYLPLAFVVLFLVRGIGSFLGNYYLARISGNLIHKLRCEIFNQYTRLSVQYFDAHNSGYMISRITNNIGEVTRATSDSIRSFVREGFTAVGLLGYLAYTNWQLSLVFLAIAPVVAIMVRYVGKRLKRLSRNMQDTVGDLTHITSEMVSGNRIVKSFGGEDYERQRFKKASLENRGQHRKLIMTVSLNNPLMQLVISFALAGMMYLALIMMKSSSPGEFVGFFTAAFLLPKPIRQLSDANSEILRGIAAAESLFEVLDEPAEIDGGDYQVERSQGRIEFKNLSFSYPGSETPALNNINVTIEPGQTVALVGASGGGKSTMINLLPRFYDYEQGEILIDGVPLKRYRLDSLRRQIALVTQNVTLFNASVANNIAYGALQGAAREQIEQAAVDAYAMDFISKMPQGLETEIGENGVKLSGGQRQRLALARALLKDAPILILDEATSALDTESERYIQAALKRVMQGRTTLVVAHRLSTIESADVILVMDKGRIVEQGSHRELLARDGAYAKLHKMQFQDGGQTEQPDTAVAQE; this comes from the coding sequence ATGACGGACGGGCAGGTGTACAAACGCTTGTTAGCGTTTGTGTTGCCGTATTGGCGTTTATTTTTGGTAACTGCCATCGGTTTTGCGATCTATGCCGCGACCGAGCCGGCGGTGGTGATGATTATTCAGCGCATCATCGACAGCTTTGGGGCGCCGGATCGGGGAGATATTCAATATCTGCCGCTGGCCTTCGTGGTGTTGTTTCTGGTACGCGGCATAGGCTCGTTTTTGGGTAATTATTACCTGGCGCGAATTTCCGGCAATTTAATTCACAAGCTGCGTTGCGAAATTTTTAATCAGTACACCCGCTTGTCGGTGCAATATTTCGATGCGCATAACAGCGGCTACATGATTTCGCGGATTACCAATAATATCGGCGAAGTCACGCGGGCGACGTCCGATTCGATTCGTTCTTTCGTGCGCGAAGGTTTTACTGCGGTTGGCTTGCTGGGTTATCTGGCTTATACCAACTGGCAGCTCTCCTTGGTGTTTTTGGCGATAGCCCCGGTGGTAGCGATCATGGTGCGTTATGTCGGCAAACGTTTAAAACGCTTAAGCCGCAACATGCAAGATACCGTGGGCGATTTGACGCATATCACCTCGGAAATGGTCTCCGGAAACCGTATCGTAAAGAGTTTCGGCGGGGAAGATTACGAGCGGCAACGCTTTAAGAAAGCCAGTCTGGAAAATCGCGGCCAACATCGCAAGCTGATCATGACCGTATCGCTGAATAATCCGTTGATGCAACTGGTCATTTCTTTTGCCTTGGCCGGCATGATGTATCTGGCCTTGATCATGATGAAATCGTCCAGCCCGGGGGAATTCGTCGGCTTTTTTACCGCGGCATTCTTGTTGCCCAAACCGATTCGGCAATTGAGCGATGCCAATTCCGAGATCCTGCGCGGTATCGCGGCGGCGGAATCTTTATTCGAAGTATTGGACGAGCCGGCGGAAATCGATGGTGGCGACTATCAGGTTGAGCGCAGCCAGGGCCGCATCGAATTCAAAAATCTCAGTTTTAGCTATCCCGGCAGTGAAACCCCGGCCTTGAATAACATCAATGTGACGATCGAACCCGGCCAGACTGTAGCCTTGGTCGGGGCTTCGGGTGGCGGCAAAAGCACGATGATTAACCTGTTGCCGCGTTTTTACGACTACGAGCAGGGCGAGATTTTGATCGATGGCGTGCCGTTAAAACGCTACCGCTTGGATAGTTTGCGCCGGCAGATCGCCTTGGTTACCCAAAACGTCACCTTGTTCAACGCTTCCGTTGCGAATAATATTGCCTATGGTGCGTTACAAGGTGCGGCCAGAGAGCAGATAGAGCAGGCCGCGGTCGATGCCTATGCGATGGACTTTATCAGCAAAATGCCGCAAGGATTGGAGACCGAGATTGGTGAGAATGGTGTCAAGCTGTCCGGTGGCCAGCGCCAGCGCTTGGCCCTGGCTCGGGCCCTATTGAAGGATGCACCCATTTTGATTCTGGATGAAGCCACTTCGGCGCTGGATACCGAATCGGAGCGCTACATTCAGGCGGCATTGAAGCGGGTGATGCAAGGCCGCACGACCTTGGTGGTGGCGCATCGCTTGTCCACCATCGAGAGTGCGGATGTGATCTTGGTAATGGACAAAGGCCGGATTGTCGAACAAGGTTCGCATCGCGAACTGTTGGCTCGCGATGGGGCGTATGCCAAATTGCATAAGATGCAGTTTCAGGATGGCGGTCAAACAGAGCAGCCGGACACTGCTGTCGCGCAGGAGTGA